Within Streptomyces sp. NBC_00704, the genomic segment CTCGCACGTGCAGACCGCGCTGAAGGAGGCCGAGGAGTCCACCGCCCACGTCGACGGAATACTGGTCAACGTCGCCATCGGGTACGGCGGTCGCCAGGAGATCGCCGACGCGGTCCGCTCGATGATCGTGGACGCCGCGGAGAAGGGGACCTCCATGGAGGACCTCGCGGACTCCGTCAGCGTCGACCTCATCGGCCGTCACCTCTACACCGGCGCCCAGCCGGACCCCGATCTGGTGATCCGCACGAGCGGCGAGCAGCGGCTGTCCGGATTCATGCTGTGGCAGACGGCGCACGCCGAGTACTACTTCTGCGAGGTCTTCTGGCCGGCCTTCCGCAAGGTCGACTTTCTGCGGGCGCTGCGCGACTACGCGGCCCGCCACCGGCGTTACGGCGGCTGACGCACACCCCTGCCACGGCCCCGGCGCGGGCGCTCCGTATACCCCCTCCGGGGCGGAAGTAACGTGGAGTTCACCGCCTCGCCGTCATATGCCGTGGCATGGTCGCGCCTGTTCGAGGGCATAAGCCAAGCAGGTCGACGCCCGAACCACGGGTGTCGGATCTCAGCGGACGGCACGGGGCCGTCCGCCCGGGAGGCCCTTTGCACCAGCCCGACCGTGCGGTCACGGCACGGAACAAGCAGCGGGGCGCCGGTTCTCGGCCCGTGCAGGGCATTCGAGCACCGGCCTGGTTCTCTCCACCCTTCCGGCCCTGACTCCACTCCGTCGCTCCCCGACCTCATCCGAGGGGGTACGTCCTTCCGTGGTGACCAGCACAAAGCGCCGTATGCCAGACCGGCGCACCTATGTTCTCGACACCAGCGTCCTGCTGGCCGACCCGAACGCCATGACCCGCTTCGAGGAGCACGAGGTCGTGCTCCCCATCGTCGTGGTCACGGAACTGGAGGCCAAGCGGC encodes:
- a CDS encoding isoprenyl transferase, with amino-acid sequence MNLRDKLRGLLVRLYARRVEGHLDHAQVPKHIGVIMDGNRRWAKAAGSTTEHGHRAGADKIEEFLGWCTETDVEVVTLWLLSTDNLDRPQEELVPLLGIIEDVVRTLAADGRWRVHHVGTPDILPSHVQTALKEAEESTAHVDGILVNVAIGYGGRQEIADAVRSMIVDAAEKGTSMEDLADSVSVDLIGRHLYTGAQPDPDLVIRTSGEQRLSGFMLWQTAHAEYYFCEVFWPAFRKVDFLRALRDYAARHRRYGG